The following coding sequences are from one Planctomycetaceae bacterium window:
- a CDS encoding DnaJ domain-containing protein produces MKRKEKPKIAKPPRPPRPPRQMSVTGRVVFYAVCGVVSAAAMAAGMRLLEEHVQRQDVVRTQEGQIALADKPQWMPRLLADQISSQLLPDYYSELSVPRGATREQIEAAYQKLARLLDPKVNKSSDAARKLIEVDEAYAVLSNNARRRKYDMGWANSELADIIYHRAKRNPWVRTISHVVARPPTDAKTCQIEVVATYHQPKARVQMERDYAFVSADGTRLPPQQVPRYVVSRPMPNGKMQVESYIGLSDVPPHVEPKPIHYITIYGCKMPAPAIGQKWLGQDLADGLRLVELVENRPYAPQITVVDLRNHGGSSPSGPRLRMWAQVGRGKATDIRFGQFPRYEGDYLVPPERKLAQLDQFVRIHGGQLGSTKDWLDVRYDRLHASPN; encoded by the coding sequence ATGAAACGAAAAGAAAAACCCAAGATTGCCAAGCCGCCCCGGCCGCCGCGACCGCCGCGGCAGATGAGCGTCACCGGCCGGGTCGTGTTCTACGCGGTCTGCGGGGTCGTGTCGGCCGCTGCTATGGCGGCGGGCATGCGCCTATTAGAAGAGCACGTGCAGCGGCAGGATGTTGTGCGGACGCAGGAGGGGCAGATCGCCCTGGCCGACAAACCGCAGTGGATGCCTCGCCTCCTGGCCGACCAGATTTCGTCGCAGTTGTTGCCCGATTACTATTCAGAACTGAGTGTGCCGCGGGGGGCCACGAGGGAACAGATCGAGGCCGCTTACCAGAAGCTGGCTCGTTTGCTGGACCCGAAAGTCAACAAGAGCTCCGACGCCGCGCGCAAGCTGATCGAAGTCGACGAAGCGTACGCCGTGCTTTCTAACAACGCACGGCGCCGGAAGTACGATATGGGCTGGGCCAACTCCGAACTGGCCGACATCATCTATCACCGGGCGAAGAGAAATCCCTGGGTGCGCACGATCAGTCACGTTGTCGCCCGCCCCCCGACCGACGCAAAGACCTGCCAGATCGAAGTGGTCGCAACGTACCATCAGCCCAAAGCCCGCGTGCAGATGGAGCGGGATTACGCCTTTGTCTCGGCGGACGGCACGCGCCTGCCGCCACAGCAGGTGCCGCGGTACGTTGTCTCGCGGCCGATGCCTAACGGCAAAATGCAGGTGGAGTCCTACATCGGACTCAGCGATGTGCCGCCGCACGTCGAGCCCAAGCCGATTCATTACATCACGATCTACGGCTGCAAGATGCCCGCCCCGGCGATAGGGCAGAAGTGGCTCGGGCAGGACCTCGCCGACGGTCTGCGGCTGGTCGAGCTGGTCGAGAACCGCCCGTACGCGCCGCAGATCACCGTGGTCGACTTGCGCAACCACGGCGGCAGCAGCCCCTCGGGACCTCGCCTGCGCATGTGGGCGCAGGTGGGCAGGGGCAAGGCGACCGATATCCGCTTTGGCCAGTTCCCCCGATACGAGGGCGACTACCTCGTGCCTCCCGAGCGAAAGCTCGCCCAGCTTGACCAGTTCGTCCGCATACACGGCGGGCAGCTTGGCAGCACGAAAGACTGGTTAGACGTGCGATACGATCGACTCCATGCCAGCCCCAACTGA
- a CDS encoding heavy metal translocating P-type ATPase: MNRGGKASSTLEKDPVCGMDVDPDDAAATVERDGQTFYFCSKSCAERFDRNPSAYTGGRQAKGEPPAQEQAVYTCPMHPEVRQMKPGSCPVCGMSLEPMMPAAAAEEDTSELRDMTRRFWIAAALSAPLLVAAMGHMVVALGISGRARGWVEMALATPVVWWCGWPLLVRGWRSVLSLRFNMFTLIGLGVLAAWGYSLVAVLAPGAFPASMREDGAVPVYFEAAAVITTLVLLGQVLELRARRRTGAAIRSLLDLAPKTARLIETDGSERDVSLDEVQVGDRLRVRPGEKIPIDAAVIEGSGSVDESMVTGESMPVEKQPGDEVIGASVNLTGGFVVEARRVGAGTLLAQIVEMVRHAQRSRAPIQRVADRMAQWFVPAVLAAAAITFLVWLVWGPAPAAVHALVAAVAVLIIACPCALGLATPMSVMVAVGRGAHGGVLVKDAAALETLQRVDTLVIDKTGTLTQGKPKLMSVVRLGDLHANELLRLAAALERMSEHPLAAAVVEAARERGIELPAAEDFIVYGGKGVSGRVAEHSVAIGNVKLMADCGLDVERFGGTADELAEQGQTVMYVAVDNQIEGLLGLADTIKETTPQAVTMLHAQGLRLVMVTGDTQATARAVGRQLGIDRVEAGVLPKRKNEIVGQLQDEGHVVAMAGDGINDAAALAQAHVGIAMGTGTDVAIHSAGLTLVKGDLRGIVRARRLSQATMKNIRQNLFFAVIYNAVGIPIAAGVLYPFLGVLLSPMIAAAAMTFSSVSVIANALRLRRVEL, from the coding sequence ATGAACCGAGGGGGCAAGGCATCTTCTACTTTGGAGAAGGATCCCGTCTGCGGGATGGACGTCGATCCTGACGACGCGGCCGCTACAGTCGAACGCGACGGACAGACGTTCTACTTCTGCAGCAAAAGCTGCGCGGAACGGTTTGACCGCAATCCGTCGGCGTATACCGGCGGGCGGCAGGCGAAGGGCGAACCGCCAGCCCAAGAGCAGGCGGTCTATACCTGTCCGATGCATCCGGAGGTGCGGCAGATGAAACCGGGTTCATGCCCGGTGTGCGGTATGAGCCTCGAGCCGATGATGCCCGCGGCGGCTGCGGAAGAGGATACCTCCGAGCTTCGCGACATGACGCGGCGGTTCTGGATCGCCGCGGCACTGTCGGCGCCGCTGCTGGTGGCGGCGATGGGGCACATGGTCGTCGCGCTGGGCATCTCCGGCCGGGCGCGAGGGTGGGTCGAGATGGCGCTGGCCACGCCGGTGGTGTGGTGGTGCGGATGGCCGCTGCTGGTGCGCGGCTGGCGATCGGTCCTGTCGCTGCGGTTCAACATGTTCACGCTGATCGGCCTGGGCGTGCTGGCGGCGTGGGGGTACAGCCTCGTTGCCGTGCTGGCCCCGGGGGCGTTTCCGGCGTCCATGCGTGAAGACGGGGCCGTGCCGGTGTACTTCGAGGCCGCCGCGGTCATCACGACGCTGGTGCTGCTGGGGCAGGTGCTCGAGCTGCGGGCGCGGCGGCGCACGGGGGCGGCGATCCGCTCGCTGCTGGACCTGGCGCCCAAGACTGCGCGGCTGATCGAAACCGACGGGAGCGAACGGGACGTTTCACTGGACGAGGTGCAGGTGGGCGACCGTCTCCGCGTTCGACCCGGGGAGAAGATTCCCATCGACGCGGCGGTGATCGAGGGCAGCGGCAGCGTCGACGAGTCGATGGTCACCGGCGAGTCGATGCCGGTCGAGAAGCAGCCCGGCGACGAGGTGATCGGCGCGTCGGTGAACCTTACCGGCGGGTTCGTGGTGGAAGCGCGGCGCGTCGGGGCCGGCACGCTGTTGGCGCAGATCGTCGAGATGGTGCGCCATGCCCAGCGCAGCCGTGCGCCCATCCAACGCGTCGCCGACCGCATGGCGCAGTGGTTTGTGCCGGCGGTGCTGGCGGCCGCGGCGATCACCTTTCTGGTCTGGCTGGTCTGGGGACCGGCGCCGGCGGCGGTACACGCGCTGGTGGCGGCCGTGGCGGTGCTGATCATCGCCTGTCCCTGTGCGTTGGGGTTGGCGACGCCGATGTCGGTGATGGTCGCGGTGGGGCGCGGGGCCCATGGCGGCGTGCTGGTGAAGGATGCCGCCGCTCTGGAGACGCTCCAGCGCGTCGACACGCTGGTGATCGACAAGACCGGCACGCTCACCCAAGGCAAACCTAAGCTCATGAGCGTCGTGCGGCTGGGCGACCTGCACGCCAACGAACTGCTGCGACTGGCTGCGGCCTTGGAGCGGATGAGCGAACACCCGCTGGCGGCGGCAGTGGTCGAGGCCGCCCGCGAGCGGGGCATCGAGCTGCCGGCGGCTGAGGATTTCATCGTCTACGGCGGCAAGGGGGTCAGCGGGCGGGTCGCAGAACACAGCGTCGCCATCGGAAACGTCAAGCTGATGGCCGATTGCGGCCTGGATGTCGAGCGCTTCGGTGGAACCGCCGACGAACTGGCCGAGCAGGGGCAGACGGTGATGTACGTGGCGGTGGACAACCAGATCGAGGGCTTGCTGGGCCTTGCCGACACGATCAAGGAGACCACGCCCCAGGCCGTAACTATGCTGCATGCGCAGGGCCTGCGCCTGGTGATGGTTACCGGCGACACGCAGGCCACCGCCCGTGCGGTGGGGCGGCAGCTTGGGATCGACCGCGTCGAAGCAGGCGTGCTGCCCAAGCGAAAGAACGAGATCGTCGGGCAACTTCAGGACGAAGGGCACGTCGTGGCGATGGCCGGCGACGGGATCAATGACGCCGCCGCCCTGGCGCAGGCCCATGTGGGCATTGCCATGGGCACCGGCACGGACGTGGCGATCCACAGCGCCGGTCTGACGCTGGTCAAGGGCGACCTGCGCGGGATCGTGAGGGCGCGGCGACTGTCGCAGGCGACGATGAAGAACATCCGCCAGAACCTGTTCTTCGCCGTGATCTACAACGCGGTGGGCATTCCCATCGCGGCGGGGGTGCTGTACCCCTTCCTGGGCGTGCTGCTGAGCCCGATGATCGCGGCGGCGGCCATGACGTTCAGCTCGGTTTCAGTGATCGCCAACGCTCTGCGCCTGCGGCGCGTTGAACTGTGA
- a CDS encoding RsmE family RNA methyltransferase → MSGPAKSPRFYCPDLSGISAALPADESHHARHVLRLGAGDPVELFDGKGVVAHGRIVTLGKTSAEVAVDDLQRHVRPEPRVHVGFAVPKGKRLDWLLEKVTELGAASLQPVLFERSVAGGETLSENTRQRWLGHCIAAAKQCGLEHLPEIHQPLPALQLPRAWQGCLNVLGEIDPAAPSLREVMGAWTAGRDIGIVIGPEGDLTAAEKAALAEAGFSPARLGHTIMRVETAAIALLAGTIALCQSPSSQFNAPQAQSVGDH, encoded by the coding sequence GTGTCCGGCCCCGCCAAAAGCCCGCGTTTTTACTGCCCGGACCTGTCGGGCATTTCGGCGGCGCTGCCGGCCGACGAGTCGCATCATGCGCGGCACGTGCTGCGTCTGGGGGCCGGCGATCCGGTCGAACTTTTTGACGGCAAGGGCGTCGTCGCCCACGGGCGCATCGTCACCCTGGGCAAGACTTCCGCCGAGGTGGCCGTGGACGACCTGCAGCGTCACGTGCGCCCCGAGCCCCGGGTCCACGTCGGCTTCGCCGTGCCCAAGGGCAAGCGCCTGGACTGGCTGCTGGAAAAGGTCACTGAACTGGGCGCCGCGTCACTGCAACCGGTCCTGTTCGAGCGCAGCGTCGCCGGCGGCGAGACGCTTTCGGAAAACACGCGCCAGCGGTGGCTGGGCCACTGCATCGCGGCAGCAAAGCAGTGCGGCCTGGAGCACCTGCCGGAGATTCATCAGCCCCTGCCCGCCCTGCAACTGCCGCGAGCGTGGCAGGGATGCCTGAACGTCCTGGGCGAGATCGACCCCGCGGCCCCGTCGCTGCGGGAGGTCATGGGCGCCTGGACCGCCGGGAGGGATATCGGCATCGTCATCGGACCCGAGGGCGATCTGACGGCCGCGGAGAAGGCGGCGCTGGCCGAGGCGGGGTTTTCCCCCGCCCGCCTGGGGCACACGATCATGCGCGTGGAGACAGCCGCGATCGCGCTGCTGGCGGGTACCATCGCTCTCTGTCAGAGCCCTTCGTCACAGTTCAACGCGCCGCAGGCGCAGAGCGTTGGCGATCACTGA
- the hisB gene encoding imidazoleglycerol-phosphate dehydratase HisB, with product MPNRKATVKRKTNETNIELSLDLDGAGKVAAGTGIGFLDHMLDHLGKHSLTDITVKADGDLQVDDHHTAEDVAICLGEALAKALGTKAGIRRFGWARVPMDESLAEVAMDLSGRAATVFQVAFTGDKIGTFDTQLVEEFLRRMAAAAGINLHVSVPYGSNDHHIAEAIFKALAIALRAAKEPDAARGRELPSTKGKL from the coding sequence ATGCCCAATCGCAAAGCTACAGTCAAACGCAAGACCAACGAAACGAACATCGAGCTGAGCCTCGACCTGGACGGCGCGGGCAAGGTGGCCGCTGGGACGGGCATCGGGTTTCTCGATCACATGCTCGATCATCTCGGCAAGCACAGTCTCACGGACATCACGGTCAAGGCCGACGGCGACCTGCAGGTTGACGATCACCACACGGCCGAGGATGTCGCCATCTGCCTGGGCGAGGCGCTGGCCAAGGCGCTGGGCACCAAGGCGGGAATCCGCCGCTTCGGATGGGCGCGCGTTCCCATGGACGAGTCGCTGGCCGAAGTCGCGATGGATCTGTCCGGGCGTGCGGCCACGGTGTTCCAGGTCGCCTTCACCGGCGACAAGATCGGCACGTTCGACACCCAGCTCGTCGAGGAGTTCCTGCGCCGGATGGCCGCAGCGGCGGGCATCAATCTGCACGTCAGCGTGCCCTACGGCAGCAACGACCATCACATCGCCGAGGCGATCTTCAAGGCCCTGGCCATCGCCCTGCGAGCGGCCAAAGAGCCCGACGCCGCGCGCGGCCGCGAACTGCCCAGCACCAAGGGCAAACTGTAA
- a CDS encoding four helix bundle protein, giving the protein MDKIRDYKDLIVWQKAMELVEEAYRVSMQFPKEEMFGLRNQLRRAAVSIPSNIAEGNGRMTRDDYVRFLAMAAGSCNEVETQALLSLRLRYTTDKAIARLLGLCKDVQRLLRALIKSLTASGNRTIKYQPAVRANPRI; this is encoded by the coding sequence ATGGACAAGATTAGAGATTACAAGGACCTGATTGTCTGGCAAAAGGCGATGGAACTTGTCGAAGAAGCTTATAGAGTCAGTATGCAGTTTCCTAAGGAAGAGATGTTTGGGCTGCGAAATCAACTGCGGCGGGCCGCAGTGAGCATTCCCAGCAACATCGCCGAAGGCAACGGCAGAATGACTCGCGATGATTACGTGCGTTTTCTCGCTATGGCCGCAGGGTCCTGCAACGAGGTTGAGACTCAAGCTTTGCTTTCCCTTCGGCTAAGATATACAACAGACAAGGCAATAGCTCGCCTGCTGGGCTTGTGCAAAGATGTGCAGCGGCTGCTGCGAGCTCTGATCAAGAGCCTGACTGCCAGCGGCAATCGAACCATAAAATATCAGCCGGCCGTCAGAGCGAACCCGAGGATCTAG
- the hisC gene encoding histidinol-phosphate transaminase, with protein sequence MTFFRNNIDAMTGYEPGEQPAAGVKVIKLNTNENPYPPSPAVVRAVHAFDPELLRRYPDPMARAACRAAAEALGVPADCVLAGNGSDDLLTIVFRACLGEGRIVTYPTPTYVLYQTLAKIQNAPFVEVPYPEDYALPFDALRGVRAAVTIVANPNSPSGTLVPLEQMEKLAAAVAGVLVIDEAYADFAEGNALSLVAKFPNVVVLRTLSKGYSLAGLRMGFAFAQPTLLDGLNKVKDSYNVDAIACAAAAAAMKDQPWKNANAEKVKASRAKLSADLAAMGFKVWPSQSNFVLARPPRGNASEIYQALKAAGILVRYFNQPRLDDKLRISIGTEEQNAELIGAIKKILDPRS encoded by the coding sequence ATGACCTTCTTCCGCAACAACATCGACGCAATGACCGGCTATGAGCCTGGCGAGCAGCCCGCTGCCGGTGTCAAGGTCATCAAGCTCAATACGAATGAGAACCCGTACCCGCCGTCGCCGGCGGTGGTGCGGGCGGTGCATGCATTCGATCCGGAGCTGCTGCGGCGGTATCCCGACCCGATGGCCCGCGCGGCCTGCAGGGCGGCCGCGGAAGCGCTGGGCGTGCCGGCCGACTGCGTGCTGGCGGGCAACGGCAGCGATGATCTGTTGACCATCGTGTTCCGCGCGTGCCTGGGCGAGGGACGCATCGTCACCTACCCCACGCCGACGTATGTGCTCTATCAGACGCTGGCCAAGATCCAGAACGCCCCGTTCGTCGAGGTGCCCTACCCGGAAGATTACGCCCTGCCCTTCGACGCCCTGCGCGGCGTGCGGGCGGCTGTCACGATCGTCGCCAACCCCAACAGCCCCTCGGGCACGCTGGTGCCGCTGGAGCAGATGGAGAAGCTCGCCGCGGCGGTGGCCGGCGTGCTGGTGATCGATGAAGCCTACGCCGACTTCGCCGAAGGCAACGCCCTGTCGCTGGTGGCCAAGTTCCCCAACGTGGTCGTTCTGCGAACGCTGAGCAAAGGCTATTCGCTGGCTGGCCTGCGTATGGGCTTCGCCTTCGCCCAACCGACGCTGCTCGACGGCCTCAACAAAGTCAAAGACAGCTACAACGTAGATGCCATCGCCTGCGCCGCAGCCGCCGCGGCCATGAAGGACCAGCCCTGGAAGAACGCCAACGCAGAGAAAGTCAAAGCCTCTCGCGCCAAACTCTCAGCCGATCTGGCCGCCATGGGCTTTAAAGTCTGGCCCAGCCAGTCCAATTTCGTCCTGGCCCGCCCGCCACGAGGCAACGCCTCGGAGATCTACCAGGCTCTTAAGGCCGCCGGGATTCTGGTCAGGTATTTCAACCAGCCTCGCCTGGATGACAAGCTGCGTATCAGTATCGGAACGGAAGAGCAGAACGCGGAACTGATTGGGGCAATAAAGAAGATCCTAGATCCTAGATCCTAG
- the hisD gene encoding histidinol dehydrogenase codes for MGLRIITASDPLNDSAVAELRRRLHEGGLVAGAANASNMSDQVRTIIDRVRREGDEYVATHTREIHGGNLQAADLRVSAECIKAAHDHYCAHEQRFMEIVRRAADNIRDYQQAIRIADEPSLRRGGRWMSVRYLPLDRVCVYVPGGKAIYPSTVLMTVVPAQVAGVRQIVMVSPPTAPVAQAFQPVHAQPGKAVPPDCTCDIHPMVLALAGELGVAEVYRAAGVAGLAAAAWGTPTIRPVDKIVGPGNAYIAEAKRQLFGQVGIDSIAGPSEVLIVADETARADFVAADMLAQVEHDPGSAVLVTTSATLAGQVADEIERQLPTLKRSQAIGAYLDEYCAAVVVETIASACDVANAFAPEHLQIVTADDDAALKRIRHAGAIFLGAYTPVPVGDYYAGPSHVLPTAGTARFAGPLSVNDFLKASSMVRYDEASLSADAGDIIDIATSEGLTAHAAAVRRRKDPRS; via the coding sequence ATGGGCCTGCGAATCATTACAGCATCGGATCCGCTCAACGACTCTGCCGTGGCGGAACTGCGCCGCCGCCTGCATGAGGGCGGACTCGTCGCCGGCGCCGCAAACGCTTCGAACATGTCCGACCAGGTGCGGACCATCATCGACCGCGTCCGGCGCGAGGGCGATGAATATGTCGCCACCCACACGCGCGAGATCCACGGCGGCAATCTCCAGGCCGCCGACCTGCGCGTCAGCGCAGAATGCATCAAGGCCGCCCATGACCACTACTGCGCCCATGAGCAACGATTCATGGAGATCGTGCGCCGTGCGGCTGACAATATCCGCGACTATCAGCAGGCCATCCGAATCGCGGATGAACCGTCGCTGCGGCGCGGCGGACGGTGGATGTCAGTGCGATACCTGCCGCTGGACCGCGTCTGCGTGTACGTTCCCGGCGGCAAGGCGATCTATCCCTCAACCGTTCTGATGACCGTCGTGCCGGCGCAAGTCGCCGGCGTGCGCCAGATCGTCATGGTCTCGCCCCCCACGGCCCCTGTGGCACAGGCTTTCCAGCCTGTGCATGCACAGCCTGGAAAGGCTGTGCCACCTGATTGCACGTGCGACATCCACCCGATGGTGCTGGCGCTGGCTGGCGAACTGGGCGTGGCGGAGGTCTACCGCGCCGCCGGCGTGGCGGGCCTCGCCGCGGCAGCCTGGGGCACGCCGACTATCCGGCCCGTCGACAAGATCGTCGGACCAGGCAACGCTTACATCGCCGAGGCCAAGCGGCAGCTCTTCGGGCAAGTCGGCATCGACTCCATCGCCGGGCCCAGCGAAGTGCTGATCGTCGCCGACGAGACAGCCCGCGCCGACTTCGTAGCCGCCGACATGCTCGCACAAGTCGAGCACGATCCGGGCTCAGCCGTCCTGGTCACCACCAGCGCCACCCTGGCAGGACAGGTCGCTGACGAGATCGAGCGGCAATTGCCCACGCTGAAACGTTCACAGGCAATCGGGGCGTATCTGGACGAGTACTGTGCGGCCGTCGTCGTCGAGACCATCGCCTCAGCGTGCGACGTGGCCAACGCCTTCGCTCCCGAGCACCTGCAGATAGTCACAGCCGACGACGATGCAGCCTTGAAGCGCATCCGCCACGCGGGGGCGATTTTCCTGGGCGCATACACGCCGGTGCCGGTGGGCGACTACTACGCCGGTCCGTCACACGTCCTGCCGACGGCCGGCACGGCCCGATTCGCCGGACCGCTAAGCGTGAACGACTTTTTGAAAGCCTCCAGTATGGTGCGATACGACGAAGCGTCGCTCAGTGCCGATGCCGGCGATATCATAGATATCGCGACGAGTGAAGGCTTAACTGCCCATGCGGCGGCCGTTCGCAGGCGAAAAGATCCTAGGTCCTAG
- a CDS encoding Mpo1-like protein gives MGNPLKNWLDRHKNPTSFWLHMVGIPACFVAAPLLLVWEQWLLAACCFVGGYALQFIGHLVEGNRSGEEMLLRRLMGKPADEWKTGK, from the coding sequence ATGGGCAACCCCCTGAAAAACTGGCTCGACCGCCACAAGAACCCGACCAGCTTCTGGCTGCACATGGTGGGCATCCCCGCGTGCTTCGTGGCCGCACCGCTGCTGCTGGTCTGGGAGCAATGGCTGCTTGCGGCCTGCTGCTTCGTCGGCGGTTACGCGCTGCAGTTTATCGGACACCTCGTCGAGGGCAACCGCAGCGGCGAGGAGATGCTCCTGCGCCGCCTGATGGGCAAACCCGCCGACGAATGGAAGACCGGCAAGTAG
- a CDS encoding ABC transporter permease — MIGQIGRRTYGRIEAFGDLCRFSGRSLGWLVSSALTRRNLKLLMYQLYSVGVLSIPVVMITGMFVGAVLAVQTVQQFKGIGMLSRMGTIVNLSVLRELGPVLAGVLLAGRVGGGMTAELGTMRVTEQIDALWAMGSSPIRVLVVPRVMACILLIPILVLYANAMGILGGYIVSVQIYEVNSSDFWRYASQAVYVWDIFYGPIKSVFFGAAISIIGCYKGFRCTSGAAGVGRACTESFVASCVVILALDFFVGIALNTIYNAFNPIEIVL; from the coding sequence GTGATTGGACAGATCGGGCGGCGGACGTACGGCCGCATTGAGGCCTTCGGCGACCTGTGCCGCTTCAGCGGTCGGTCGCTGGGGTGGCTGGTCTCGTCGGCGCTGACGCGGCGCAATCTCAAGCTGCTGATGTACCAGCTTTACAGCGTGGGCGTGCTGAGCATTCCGGTGGTGATGATCACCGGGATGTTCGTCGGGGCGGTGCTGGCGGTGCAGACGGTGCAGCAGTTCAAAGGCATCGGCATGCTCTCGCGCATGGGGACGATCGTGAACCTTTCGGTGCTGCGCGAGCTGGGGCCGGTGCTGGCGGGGGTGCTGCTGGCCGGTCGCGTCGGCGGCGGCATGACGGCGGAGCTTGGCACCATGCGGGTGACCGAGCAGATCGACGCCCTGTGGGCGATGGGCTCGAGCCCCATTCGCGTGCTGGTGGTGCCGCGCGTCATGGCGTGCATCCTGCTGATCCCCATCCTGGTGCTCTACGCCAACGCGATGGGCATCCTGGGCGGCTACATTGTCAGCGTCCAGATCTACGAAGTGAACTCGTCGGACTTCTGGCGATACGCCAGCCAGGCCGTCTACGTCTGGGACATCTTCTACGGTCCCATCAAGAGCGTGTTTTTCGGCGCGGCCATCAGCATCATCGGCTGCTACAAGGGCTTTCGCTGCACCAGCGGCGCCGCCGGCGTCGGGCGGGCCTGCACCGAGAGCTTCGTGGCCAGTTGCGTGGTGATCCTGGCGCTGGACTTCTTCGTCGGCATCGCCCTCAATACCATCTACAACGCGTTCAATCCGATCGAGATCGTGCTCTAA
- a CDS encoding arylsulfatase: MGRPNIVLILNDDMGYSDIGCYGGEVRTPNLDRLAERGLRLTQFYNTARCSPSRASLLTGLHPHQTGIGVLVENLLPEGYAGNLNRRCATIAEVLRPAGYNTYMSGKWHIAGDWFNDKSNWPCQRGFDRFYGTLAGAGSYYNPNTLTRQNDNIEHEAQAADFYYTDAISDNAAAFVADHARAGGEAPFFMYVAYTAPHWPLHAPAEDVQGYAGRFDEGWDALRQRRRQRMIEMGLIDPSWELTERDPAVPPWDAAPDKAWETRRMEVYAAQIDRMDQGIGRVLKSLEETGQLDNTLIIFLADNGACAELIQGDYDWATPGHIGRAKTRDARPVKWGNMTDVMPGPEDTYASYGVGWANLSDTPFRKYKHWAHEGGIATPFIVHWPAGLDGAGAVRHSPAQLPDVMATVLDVSGAEYPARLGEHEILPCEGVSLMRILKTDAPRGKPIFVEHEGNGAMRDGRWKLVRTWPDAWELYDMQTDRTEMHNLAAEQGDRVREMAAAWQAWADRCGVIDREKILEIFKKKH; encoded by the coding sequence ATGGGCCGACCGAACATTGTTTTGATCCTCAACGACGACATGGGTTATTCCGACATCGGCTGCTACGGCGGCGAGGTGCGGACGCCCAATCTCGACCGCCTGGCCGAGCGGGGGCTGCGCCTGACGCAGTTTTACAATACCGCCCGCTGCAGCCCCTCGCGGGCGAGCCTGCTGACGGGGCTGCACCCGCACCAGACGGGCATCGGGGTCCTCGTCGAAAACCTCCTGCCCGAGGGCTACGCCGGCAACCTCAACCGCCGCTGCGCGACGATCGCCGAAGTGCTGCGGCCGGCAGGCTACAACACCTACATGAGCGGCAAGTGGCACATCGCCGGCGACTGGTTCAACGACAAGTCTAACTGGCCCTGCCAACGCGGCTTCGACCGCTTCTACGGCACGCTGGCCGGGGCGGGCAGCTACTACAACCCCAACACGCTGACGCGCCAGAACGACAATATCGAACACGAGGCCCAGGCGGCAGACTTCTACTACACCGACGCCATCAGCGACAACGCCGCGGCGTTTGTAGCCGATCATGCCCGCGCCGGCGGCGAGGCTCCGTTCTTCATGTACGTGGCCTACACCGCCCCGCATTGGCCGCTGCACGCTCCGGCGGAGGATGTGCAGGGCTACGCCGGGCGCTTCGACGAGGGCTGGGACGCTTTGCGCCAGCGGCGGCGGCAGCGCATGATCGAGATGGGTCTCATCGACCCCTCGTGGGAGTTGACCGAGCGCGACCCTGCCGTGCCGCCCTGGGACGCCGCCCCGGACAAGGCTTGGGAAACGCGGCGCATGGAGGTCTACGCCGCCCAGATCGACCGGATGGACCAAGGCATCGGGCGCGTTCTCAAGAGCCTGGAAGAGACCGGCCAGCTCGACAACACGCTGATCATCTTCCTGGCCGACAACGGCGCCTGTGCCGAACTGATCCAGGGCGATTACGACTGGGCGACGCCCGGACACATCGGCCGGGCCAAGACCCGCGACGCCCGTCCGGTCAAGTGGGGCAACATGACCGACGTGATGCCCGGGCCGGAAGACACCTACGCCAGCTACGGCGTCGGATGGGCGAACCTCTCCGACACGCCGTTCCGCAAGTACAAGCACTGGGCGCACGAGGGCGGCATCGCCACGCCCTTTATCGTGCATTGGCCAGCCGGGCTCGACGGCGCGGGCGCTGTTCGCCACAGCCCCGCGCAACTGCCCGACGTGATGGCCACAGTGCTGGACGTGAGCGGCGCGGAATATCCCGCCCGCCTGGGCGAGCACGAGATCCTGCCCTGCGAAGGCGTCAGCCTTATGAGGATCCTGAAGACGGACGCGCCGCGCGGAAAACCGATCTTCGTCGAGCACGAAGGCAACGGCGCCATGCGCGACGGCCGCTGGAAACTCGTCCGCACCTGGCCCGACGCGTGGGAACTCTACGACATGCAAACCGACCGCACCGAGATGCACAATCTGGCGGCCGAGCAGGGCGACCGCGTGCGCGAAATGGCGGCGGCCTGGCAAGCCTGGGCCGACCGCTGCGGCGTGATCGACCGGGAGAAAATTCTGGAAATCTTCAAGAAGAAGCATTAA